A genomic region of Scomber japonicus isolate fScoJap1 chromosome 5, fScoJap1.pri, whole genome shotgun sequence contains the following coding sequences:
- the c5h15orf61 gene encoding uncharacterized protein C15orf61 homolog — MKELLRNIHRLFVKVTLFPSTFGRTVPRPAASEVLTCHLLQRRLPPWTSYCVRYSAVHNDQFGLSNFNWTVQGSNYQILRTGCFPFIKYHCTKAPAQNLDFEDKFFSMLKVINLGIPCLAYGIGCWMVVGAKETVQTSVGPVTVYFAYKEDEGAQY; from the exons ATGAAGGAGCTTTTGAGAAACATACACCGCTTGTTTGTAAAGGTCACCCTCTTTCCGAGCACATTTGGCAGGACGGTGCCTCGGCCCGCTGCCTCAGAGGTGCTCACCTGTCACCTGCTGCAGCGTCGCCTCCCGCCGTGGACCTCCTACTGCGTCCGCTACTCCGCCGTCCACAACGACCAGTTTGGACTGTCCAACTTTAACTGGACAGTTCAGGGCTCCAACTATCAAATACTGAGAACAGGCTGCTTCCCCTTTATCAAATATCACTGCACCAAAGCCCCTGCACAGAACCTGGACTTTGAGGACAAGTTTTTCAGCATGTTGAAGGTTATTAATCTAG GTATCCCATGTTTGGCCTATGGTATTGGTTGCTGGATGGTGGTGGGCGCTAAAGAAACAGTCCAGACGAGTGTCGGACCCGTCACAGTATATTTTGCCTACAAGGAAGACGAAGGTGCACAGTATTaa